The Temnothorax longispinosus isolate EJ_2023e chromosome 12, Tlon_JGU_v1, whole genome shotgun sequence genome includes a window with the following:
- the LOC139822760 gene encoding uncharacterized protein, which produces MKLLWAQVDTCLGTDPGISQGKWKHLRDRFVKEYGIQNTYTASGSATKAKKTSTWYLYETLSFLIPTINYRKTKSNLENVNPNRQSIQDSTPNTSYSREQDLSLQTSYRSNNNPKNVIDKNLSQQSTLRPRSSECKTPVESSRINEVASEGSNRNNNKRLMSQSEDLQSPKSTKHMKKSNIPANPCLEEALLTELKQTRPTKEQYQSKPDKIESFVKYIEACLRGMTPEVSKLVMKQILNLLLEQDI; this is translated from the exons ATGAAATTGTTATGGGCTCAAGTAGATACTTGTTTAG GTACAGATCCTGGTATAAGTCAAGGTAAATGGAAACATTTGAGAGATCGATTCGTCAAAGAGTATGgtatacaaaatacatatactGCAAGTGGCAGTGCAACCAAAGCAAAGAAAACCAGTACTTGGTATTTATATGAAACGCTAAGTTTTCTTATTCCAACCATTAATTATAGGAA GACTAAAAGTAATCTGGAAAACGTGAACCCAAATAGACAATCAATACAAGATTCGACTCCTAATACTAGCTACTCACGAGAACAAGACTTATCGCTACAAACAAGTTACAGAAGTAACAATAATCCCAAAAATGtgatagataaaaatttatcgcaaCAAAGCACACTAAGACCACGGTCAAGTGAAT GTAAGACACCTGTAGAGTCATCAAGAATCAACGAAGTGGCTTCGGAAGGATCAAATCGCAACA ATAATAAAAGACTTATGTCACAGTCCGAGGATCTTCAATCACCCAAGTCTACAAAACATATGA AGAAGTCAAATATACCTGCGAACCCTTGTCTGGAAGAAGCACTTTTGACAGAATTGAAACAAACTCGACCCACAAAAGAACAGTATCAATCAAAACCTGATAAGATTGAAAGTTTTGTCAAATATATAGAGGCATGTCTTCGGGGAATGACTCCAGAGGTTTCAAAACTTgtaatgaaacaaattttaaatttgttattagaacaagatatataa
- the LOC139822759 gene encoding uncharacterized protein isoform X3 — translation METNWRRPIPAAARLAMTLRYLATGDGYQTIALCYRGRSTTAQIIKETCDAIWDSFNADVLFTPTRNGWQKISDEFKEMWNFPNCIGALDGKHISIICPEKEGSTYYNYKGFHSVVLMALVSATYKFLIVDIGAQGRHSDGGIFKHSAMGQRFYNNVMDLPDPSSISARHTVPYVIVSDEAFQLTSFNMRPYPSKNLTILQRIYNYRLSRARRVVENAFGILASRWRIFQKPLNNSLETVDSIIKATICLHNLLMDTTQYCAETYADRQSANGQIIDGEWRTIIDERTNFRSLSNCGSNNHARNASDIRNTFADYFINEGQVPWQELMI, via the exons ATGGAAACAAACTGGAGACGTCCAATCCCAGCCGCAGCAAGATTGGCAATGACGTTACG ttatttGGCAACTGGAGATGGATATCAAACAATTGCATTATGTTACCGTGGCAGAAGTACAACGgcacaaataataaaagagacaTGTGACGCTATATGGGATTCTTTCAACGCAGATGTATTATTTACTCCCACACGAAATGGGTggcaaaaaatttctgatgaatttaaagaaatgtgGAACTTTCCCAATTGTATCGGTGCTTTAGACGGGAaacatatttctataatt TGCccggaaaaagaaggaagcaCGTATTACAACTATAAAGGCTTCCATAGTGTCGTTTTAATGGCACTTGTTTCTGccacttataaatttttaatcgtcGATATAGGTGCACAAGGCAGACATAGCGACGgaggaatttttaaacattcaGCTATGGgacaaagattttataataatgtaatggACTTACCTGATCCTTCTTCTATTAGTGCTAGACATACTGTTCCGTACGTCATTGTAAGTGATGAAGCCTTTCAATTGACTTCATTTAATATGCGTCCGTATCCATCAAAAAACTTGACAATACTACAAAggatttataattatcgacTAAGTAGGGCTCGACGAGTTGTCGAAAATGCCTTCGGTATATTAGCAAGTCGGTGGCGTATTTTTCAAAAGCCTTTAAATAATAGCCTTGAAACTGTTGATTCCATAATCAAAGCTACTATTTGTTTGCATAATCTGTTGATGGATACAACACAATATTGTGCAGAAACTTATGCTGACAGACAGTCTGCAAACGGACAAATAATTGATGGAGAGTGGAGAACAATTATAGATGAACGTACAAATTTCAGAAGTTTGTCCAATTGTGGCAGTAATAATCATGCAAGAAACGCAAGTGACATTCGAAATACTTTTGCAGATTACTTTATAAACGAAGGTCAGGTTCCTTGGCAAGAactaatgatataa